In Gemmata obscuriglobus, a single genomic region encodes these proteins:
- a CDS encoding transposase family protein encodes MAAKHVAVESIGSYFGCMTDPRYTRNRKHRFVDIVVIAVCGVVCGCDGPTAIRRWAMVRAEWLQGFLELPNGLPSRDCIRNWLMALQPDAF; translated from the coding sequence ATGGCCGCCAAGCACGTCGCGGTAGAATCGATCGGGTCGTACTTCGGGTGCATGACCGATCCCCGGTATACGCGGAACCGCAAGCACCGGTTTGTGGACATCGTGGTGATTGCGGTGTGCGGGGTGGTGTGCGGGTGCGACGGCCCGACCGCGATCCGCCGGTGGGCCATGGTCCGGGCCGAGTGGCTCCAGGGGTTCCTGGAACTGCCCAACGGGCTCCCGTCCCGGGACTGCATCCGCAACTGGCTCATGGCCCTCCAACCGGACGCGTTCTAG
- a CDS encoding WD40 repeat domain-containing protein encodes MFELWAWEIGPDGPQLRWKQKPRGIAYRSLAFAPDGRTVACGGDDEHAIHLLAAATGETTGTLDGRGHKLIYSHDGRSLASWDRARTSEVCVWDVAAAEKRRVFSCGRDRAAWVTSFAFSADDRTVVTAGRDRTIRLWGLATGRPRVLTDAASNNPFVAFEADGGVLIEAGDRRVRFWDPATGTAARPTVEAPDMTLNLIFDACRVSADGRRIASATPTTIGVWDLRTGRAIGPTGAPPGYVASVAFAPDAQTLGLTASAGEFLFVTQLYDARTGRHRGEFQTSREGQGVVGMSAPIAVAAKGEIVAAGARARLAREFAITGLCFSWRPGEQAPAVETVVAGTGVGGSTGLLPSPALSRDGRLLATNRAGGVVVVDRTSGSTVATIKIGPVTQLVFSPDGGSMACWEPGAESTTVSVWDTRTGTRRGRWTVDAGRHAPVAPLALSPGGTRLAIGSPVFSPGNDTGSVRVWSVATGERVWEASLPTNPACAVEFSGDGRAVATGGADGVVRVWEAQSGLERFHRAGGRCWCSRSPRTASGWRPGVPTPRPSFGTYGLTGRRRTPRPGRIGTL; translated from the coding sequence ATGTTCGAGCTGTGGGCCTGGGAGATCGGGCCGGACGGCCCACAACTCCGGTGGAAGCAAAAGCCGAGGGGGATCGCCTACCGGTCGCTGGCGTTCGCCCCGGACGGGCGGACCGTGGCGTGCGGCGGGGACGACGAGCACGCCATTCACCTGCTCGCGGCGGCCACCGGAGAAACGACCGGCACGCTCGACGGGCGCGGGCACAAGCTGATCTACTCGCACGACGGCCGGAGTCTCGCCTCGTGGGACCGCGCCCGCACGAGCGAAGTGTGCGTGTGGGACGTGGCCGCGGCGGAGAAGCGGCGCGTCTTCTCCTGCGGCCGCGACAGGGCCGCTTGGGTGACCAGCTTCGCGTTCTCGGCCGACGACCGGACCGTCGTCACCGCCGGGCGGGATCGGACCATCCGCCTCTGGGGCCTCGCCACCGGCCGGCCGCGCGTGCTCACGGACGCCGCCAGCAACAACCCGTTCGTCGCGTTCGAGGCGGACGGGGGCGTGCTGATCGAGGCCGGCGACCGCCGGGTCCGGTTCTGGGACCCGGCGACGGGCACGGCGGCCCGGCCGACGGTCGAGGCCCCCGACATGACGCTGAACCTCATCTTCGACGCCTGCCGGGTGTCGGCCGACGGGCGCCGGATCGCGTCGGCCACGCCCACGACGATCGGCGTGTGGGACCTGCGCACGGGCCGGGCGATCGGCCCCACCGGGGCGCCGCCCGGGTACGTGGCCTCGGTCGCGTTCGCCCCGGATGCGCAGACCCTCGGGCTGACCGCGTCGGCCGGCGAGTTCCTGTTCGTGACCCAGTTGTACGACGCCCGAACCGGCCGGCACCGGGGCGAGTTCCAAACGAGCCGGGAAGGCCAAGGCGTCGTCGGGATGTCCGCGCCGATTGCGGTTGCCGCGAAGGGGGAAATCGTGGCGGCGGGGGCGCGTGCCCGCCTCGCACGCGAGTTCGCGATCACCGGGCTCTGCTTCTCGTGGAGGCCGGGAGAACAGGCGCCGGCGGTCGAAACCGTGGTGGCCGGAACGGGCGTCGGCGGCAGCACCGGCCTTTTGCCGAGCCCGGCCCTGTCGCGGGACGGCCGCCTGCTCGCGACGAACCGGGCGGGCGGCGTCGTTGTGGTGGACCGGACGTCCGGGAGCACGGTTGCGACGATCAAAATCGGACCGGTCACGCAGCTCGTCTTCTCGCCCGACGGCGGGTCGATGGCGTGCTGGGAGCCCGGTGCCGAGAGTACGACCGTTTCCGTCTGGGACACACGAACGGGGACGCGGCGCGGCCGTTGGACGGTCGATGCCGGGCGCCACGCACCGGTCGCCCCGCTGGCACTTTCTCCGGGCGGAACGCGGCTGGCGATCGGCTCTCCCGTCTTCAGCCCCGGGAACGACACCGGGTCGGTCAGGGTGTGGAGCGTGGCGACCGGGGAGCGGGTGTGGGAGGCGTCGCTGCCGACCAACCCCGCCTGCGCGGTGGAGTTCTCGGGCGACGGACGGGCCGTGGCCACCGGCGGGGCTGACGGCGTGGTGCGGGTGTGGGAGGCGCAGAGCGGACTGGAGCGGTTCCACCGCGCCGGGGGCCGGTGCTGGTGCTCGCGTTCTCCCCGGACGGCCAGCGGATGGCGTCCGGGGGTGCCGACGCCACGGCCCTCGTTTGGGACGTACGGCCTGACCGGGCGCCGCCGGACGCCACGCCCGGGGCGTATTGGGACGCTCTGA
- a CDS encoding dienelactone hydrolase family protein: MLRSVTALAAFVLTATASPAAVVTKVVEYDYEGVKLKGFLAFDDAVKEKRPGVLVVHEWWGLDDYAKGRCKQLAELGYVAFAPDMYGEGKVVNHPDDSGKMARAVRANVQVWRGRADAGLKQLQSQPNVDGGKLAAIGYCFGGSTCLQLAYSGADLKAVATFHAALPKPTEAEAKAIKPKLLICHGEADPLISPQAIKDFRGALDGAGTKYEFVAYKDVVHSFTVPGADAHNIKGMKYDKHADEDSWKKMLALFKDTLGR, translated from the coding sequence ATGCTGCGGAGCGTAACGGCCCTGGCGGCCTTCGTTCTGACCGCGACCGCGTCGCCGGCGGCGGTCGTTACGAAGGTCGTCGAGTACGACTACGAGGGTGTCAAACTCAAGGGGTTCCTCGCTTTCGACGACGCGGTCAAGGAAAAGCGGCCCGGGGTGCTGGTGGTCCACGAGTGGTGGGGGCTGGACGACTACGCGAAGGGGCGCTGCAAGCAACTCGCGGAACTCGGCTACGTCGCGTTCGCGCCCGACATGTACGGCGAGGGCAAGGTGGTGAACCACCCGGACGACTCGGGCAAGATGGCCCGCGCGGTGCGCGCGAACGTGCAGGTGTGGCGCGGCCGCGCGGACGCCGGGCTGAAGCAGCTTCAATCGCAGCCCAACGTGGACGGCGGCAAACTCGCCGCCATCGGGTACTGCTTCGGCGGAAGCACTTGCCTCCAGCTCGCTTACAGCGGGGCCGATCTGAAGGCCGTTGCGACGTTCCACGCCGCGCTCCCGAAGCCGACCGAGGCCGAGGCCAAGGCGATCAAGCCGAAGCTACTGATCTGCCACGGCGAAGCGGACCCCTTGATCTCGCCGCAGGCGATCAAGGACTTCCGCGGCGCGCTCGATGGCGCCGGCACCAAGTACGAGTTCGTGGCCTACAAGGACGTGGTCCACAGCTTCACGGTGCCCGGCGCGGACGCGCACAACATCAAGGGCATGAAGTACGACAAGCATGCCGACGAGGACTCGTGGAAGAAGATGCTCGCACTGTTCAAGGACACGCTCGGTCGTTGA
- a CDS encoding ISAs1-like element ISGob5 family transposase, with translation MSAAPGPRPLIEYLSQIPDPRVELKCFHDLIDVLMIVTCGTIVGADDFVSIAEFARAKESWFRDRLGLTLRNGIPSHDTLNRVFALVRPEAFGRCFRAWVADAAEGLRVPHIPIDGKTMRGSKRVTGTGARKATHIVSAWAQQLGLTLAQVKTDEKSNEITAIPELLERLDLAGALVSIDAMGTQKDIAQQIVAAKGDYLLAVKDNQPRLLEDIQRLAEGALEASYAGRSTDLNEGTGHGREEMRFCFVIDDLESIRDRNVWPRLRSVVVLVSSRTVAGRTSDEVRYYISSRKASAKRFQTWIRAHWCIENSCHWVLDVAFREDDHRLREGHGPQNMALVRKIALAMLKKANAKCGIKNRRLKAGWDNTYLEQVLLKNPED, from the coding sequence ATGAGTGCCGCCCCCGGCCCACGCCCGTTAATCGAGTACCTGTCCCAGATCCCGGATCCGCGGGTCGAGTTGAAGTGCTTCCACGACTTGATTGATGTACTCATGATCGTGACCTGTGGGACGATCGTCGGGGCCGATGACTTCGTGTCGATCGCCGAGTTCGCGCGGGCCAAGGAGTCCTGGTTCCGGGACCGGCTGGGGCTGACGCTGCGCAACGGGATTCCGTCCCACGACACCCTCAACCGGGTGTTCGCGCTGGTCCGCCCGGAGGCGTTCGGGCGGTGCTTCCGGGCGTGGGTCGCGGACGCCGCCGAGGGCCTCCGGGTGCCCCACATCCCGATCGACGGGAAGACCATGCGGGGGTCCAAGCGGGTCACCGGCACGGGGGCTCGCAAGGCCACACACATCGTCAGCGCATGGGCTCAGCAGTTGGGCCTCACGTTGGCCCAGGTGAAGACCGACGAGAAGTCCAACGAGATCACCGCGATCCCGGAACTGCTGGAGCGGCTGGACCTCGCGGGGGCCCTGGTGAGCATCGACGCGATGGGCACCCAGAAGGACATCGCCCAGCAGATCGTGGCCGCCAAGGGGGACTACCTGCTGGCGGTCAAGGACAACCAGCCGCGGCTGCTCGAGGACATCCAGCGGTTGGCCGAGGGGGCCCTAGAGGCGAGCTACGCGGGCCGCTCGACCGACCTCAACGAAGGAACGGGCCACGGGCGCGAGGAGATGCGGTTCTGCTTCGTGATCGACGACCTGGAGTCGATCCGGGACCGGAATGTGTGGCCCCGGTTGCGGTCCGTCGTGGTGCTCGTCAGCAGCCGCACGGTCGCCGGTAGGACGAGCGACGAGGTGCGGTATTACATCAGCTCGCGGAAGGCATCGGCCAAGCGGTTCCAAACGTGGATCCGGGCTCATTGGTGCATCGAGAATTCATGCCATTGGGTGCTGGATGTCGCGTTCCGAGAAGACGACCACCGACTCCGTGAAGGGCACGGCCCGCAGAATATGGCCCTCGTGCGCAAGATCGCCTTGGCGATGTTGAAGAAGGCAAACGCCAAATGTGGGATCAAGAACCGGCGACTCAAGGCCGGATGGGATAATACCTACCTCGAACAGGTACTACTGAAAAATCCCGAGGATTGA
- a CDS encoding ISAs1 family transposase → MRLPCGPLHIARAWATEHGVALGQVATEDKSNEITAIPVLLGQLERKKAVVTIDAMGCQKDIARDIVAGGGDFVIAVKDNQPKLAAAIASVVEKHLEGELQARRHRNYQTDTHGHGRRDERFHWVAQVPPGFAAKGEWPWIKAIGTAVRITTHADGTQSDEVRYYMLSRFLSGKRFGEVVRGHWGIESMHWVLDVTFGEDRTRTRQRVLANNLSWVRRFAITLLKRHPEKDSIRGKMIRCLMDTSFLNEVLTLQGN, encoded by the coding sequence GTGCGTTTGCCCTGCGGCCCGCTCCACATCGCGAGAGCGTGGGCCACGGAGCACGGGGTCGCGTTGGGCCAAGTGGCGACCGAGGACAAGTCCAACGAGATCACCGCCATTCCCGTGCTGCTCGGGCAGTTGGAGCGGAAGAAGGCCGTGGTGACGATCGACGCGATGGGGTGCCAGAAGGACATTGCCCGGGACATCGTGGCCGGGGGCGGGGATTTCGTCATCGCGGTCAAGGATAACCAGCCCAAGCTGGCCGCCGCAATCGCATCGGTCGTCGAGAAGCATCTGGAGGGCGAACTCCAGGCGCGGCGGCACCGGAACTATCAGACCGATACCCACGGGCACGGGCGCCGGGACGAGCGGTTCCACTGGGTGGCCCAAGTGCCCCCGGGCTTCGCGGCCAAAGGCGAGTGGCCGTGGATTAAAGCGATCGGCACGGCGGTACGAATCACCACACACGCCGACGGAACCCAGAGTGACGAGGTCCGGTACTACATGCTGAGCCGGTTCCTCAGCGGCAAGCGGTTCGGTGAGGTGGTGCGCGGGCACTGGGGCATCGAGTCCATGCACTGGGTGTTGGACGTCACGTTCGGCGAGGACCGGACCCGCACTCGGCAGCGGGTCCTGGCCAACAACTTAAGTTGGGTCCGGCGGTTCGCCATCACGCTGCTGAAGCGCCACCCCGAGAAGGATAGCATCCGGGGAAAGATGATCCGGTGCCTCATGGATACATCGTTCCTCAACGAAGTCCTTACTTTACAAGGCAATTAA
- a CDS encoding secretin N-terminal domain-containing protein, with translation MRFRTLIATIAVLFALPVLAEDLRPLVPPPAPVTVPATPAAVAVKPQVTKVFTVAELVGPSLSPEGEKAAVAHRSNAQKLVKLVTDMVRPYSWAGAGGTGKVEYFDVGAALVVTNTADVITEVGDLLEALRRISAMTLVYEVRLVRAPANVFERAGVKAARDTALTDAQLQAVLDASQADRDASVTPFPRITAAASETATSKCGNTQTFVTGLDVTKVNGASVLVPRQTAVHLGESVTVKGVLSADRNYVHVEAGVSRTRLVGSVELIPVTTQITPVFEGGAQGKPVPFTQFVQAPDVRKESVERSAVVPKGGTLVIGSWKQAAEGRGKDKPGPELEVLALATVRTLCDIDAFQKRLTAPGTPLKNSVHKLRSVAAADAALVLGARFQRAGAKLVAEPVSNSLLVSGDKDTVEQVGKLIAELDKPLPHTVVQAMIVDVPDGFLAKCGLTTERGTSGCVLTPREAERLNDFLRAAKEKGECEVLSRPLVQVADNQTGYVQIGQNYPVALAGGKVESKFAGTALRVTPCLASDGQTVKLTTEVQNGKVIPGTVMTAFVPGTTFPVTTLMPATVCVQEVRANVAVPAGHTAVVAVPVAEPAAGGGARSGSRTQTIVVLTPTPVVHDVGSNPAGVTVHR, from the coding sequence ATGCGGTTTCGGACACTGATTGCAACGATCGCCGTTCTATTCGCGTTGCCCGTGCTGGCGGAAGACCTTCGTCCGCTGGTGCCGCCCCCGGCACCGGTTACGGTCCCTGCAACGCCGGCCGCGGTTGCTGTCAAGCCACAAGTTACGAAGGTTTTTACCGTTGCGGAACTGGTCGGGCCGTCCCTGTCGCCTGAGGGCGAGAAGGCCGCTGTCGCACACCGGTCAAACGCGCAAAAGCTTGTGAAGCTGGTGACGGACATGGTCCGACCGTACTCGTGGGCCGGCGCCGGTGGCACGGGAAAGGTCGAATACTTCGATGTCGGCGCCGCGCTGGTCGTGACGAACACCGCGGACGTGATCACGGAGGTGGGCGACCTGCTCGAGGCCCTGCGGCGGATTAGTGCCATGACCCTGGTGTACGAAGTCCGGTTGGTCCGCGCGCCGGCAAACGTGTTTGAGCGGGCCGGGGTGAAAGCCGCGCGCGACACCGCCCTTACCGACGCGCAACTCCAGGCGGTGCTCGACGCCAGTCAGGCCGACCGCGACGCCAGTGTGACCCCGTTCCCGCGAATCACAGCTGCGGCCAGCGAAACGGCCACCTCGAAGTGCGGCAACACGCAGACGTTCGTGACCGGCCTGGATGTCACGAAGGTGAATGGGGCGTCCGTCTTGGTGCCCCGGCAGACGGCCGTACACCTTGGCGAATCCGTCACGGTGAAAGGCGTTTTGTCGGCCGACCGCAACTACGTTCACGTCGAAGCGGGTGTGTCACGCACGCGACTCGTCGGAAGTGTTGAACTGATTCCGGTAACGACGCAAATCACCCCGGTGTTCGAGGGCGGGGCACAGGGTAAGCCGGTACCGTTCACGCAGTTCGTCCAGGCGCCGGACGTTCGCAAAGAGAGCGTTGAGCGGTCCGCCGTCGTTCCTAAGGGCGGGACGCTTGTGATCGGATCGTGGAAGCAGGCGGCCGAGGGGCGCGGGAAGGACAAGCCGGGACCGGAACTCGAAGTCCTCGCGCTCGCGACCGTTCGCACGTTGTGCGACATCGACGCGTTCCAGAAGCGCCTCACCGCGCCGGGCACGCCGCTGAAGAACAGCGTTCACAAGTTGAGGAGCGTCGCTGCCGCCGATGCGGCGCTGGTGCTCGGTGCGCGGTTCCAGCGGGCTGGGGCCAAGCTGGTCGCTGAACCGGTTTCGAACAGCCTCCTGGTAAGCGGGGACAAAGACACCGTCGAGCAGGTCGGCAAACTGATCGCCGAACTGGATAAGCCGCTGCCGCATACGGTCGTGCAAGCGATGATCGTGGACGTGCCGGACGGGTTCCTGGCCAAGTGCGGTTTGACGACAGAACGCGGCACGTCGGGGTGCGTGCTCACCCCGCGCGAAGCCGAGAGGCTGAACGACTTCCTGCGGGCCGCGAAAGAAAAGGGCGAGTGCGAAGTGTTGTCCCGGCCGCTGGTTCAGGTCGCCGACAATCAGACCGGGTACGTTCAGATCGGGCAAAACTACCCGGTAGCGCTCGCGGGCGGGAAGGTCGAGTCTAAATTTGCCGGCACTGCACTTCGTGTCACCCCGTGCCTCGCATCCGATGGCCAAACCGTGAAACTGACCACGGAAGTGCAGAACGGGAAGGTCATACCAGGTACGGTGATGACCGCGTTCGTTCCCGGAACCACCTTCCCCGTCACCACGCTCATGCCGGCGACGGTGTGCGTACAAGAGGTGCGGGCCAATGTGGCGGTTCCCGCCGGGCACACGGCCGTGGTCGCCGTTCCTGTTGCCGAGCCGGCGGCGGGGGGAGGGGCTCGGAGCGGCTCGCGAACGCAGACGATCGTGGTGCTCACTCCGACCCCCGTCGTTCATGATGTCGGGTCGAATCCAGCCGGTGTAACCGTTCACAGGTGA
- a CDS encoding SpoVR family protein, translated as MNLGFYNTNLPSHLRVLKDEIEGYARGFGLDFYETIFEVVDADDLNEIAAYGGFPTRYPHWSFGMQYEELKKSYEYGLSKIYEMVINNDPCYAYLMRCNHTVDQKLVMAHVYGHCDFFKNNAYFAHTSRKMMDEVANHAARIRHFVERFGEDEVEAFMDRCMSIDDLIDIHSVAIRRRDDHSRYDFTAPADGEEGADRAAPRFKAKPYMSDYINPPEALRTDDEAKKTAAAQAARFPERPEKDVLLFLIEHAPMKGWQRDLLSIVRDEAYYFYPQAQTKIINEGWASFWHSTIMTQKVLDPSEVIDYADHHSGTMATSSRRLNPYKVGIELLRDVERRWNMGQFGPEWENCEDMDKKRTWDKQLGLGRQKIFEVRKIHNDITFIDTFLTPEFCKEHNLFSFNYQEPTKNYVIESREFQKVKQRLLFGLTNFGKPWIYVVDGNHRNRGELMLRHEHQGVDLKVDEARDVLVNIQYMWSRPVHLETLSDGQPVVLSFDGTEHTSQLTGGSDDSVRKAAAKAK; from the coding sequence ATGAACCTGGGCTTTTACAACACGAACCTGCCGTCGCACCTGCGCGTCTTGAAGGACGAGATCGAGGGGTACGCGCGGGGGTTCGGGCTCGACTTCTACGAGACCATCTTCGAGGTCGTGGACGCCGACGACCTGAACGAGATCGCCGCCTACGGCGGGTTCCCGACGCGGTACCCGCACTGGTCGTTCGGGATGCAGTACGAGGAGCTGAAAAAGAGCTACGAGTACGGCCTCTCGAAGATCTACGAGATGGTCATCAACAACGACCCGTGTTACGCCTACCTGATGCGGTGCAACCACACCGTGGATCAGAAGTTGGTGATGGCCCACGTCTACGGCCACTGCGATTTTTTCAAGAACAACGCCTACTTCGCGCACACGTCCCGCAAGATGATGGACGAGGTCGCGAACCACGCCGCCCGCATCCGGCACTTCGTGGAGCGGTTCGGCGAGGACGAGGTCGAGGCGTTCATGGACCGGTGCATGTCCATCGACGATCTGATCGACATCCACTCGGTCGCCATCCGCCGCCGCGACGACCACTCGCGGTACGATTTCACCGCCCCGGCCGACGGGGAGGAGGGGGCCGACCGCGCCGCGCCGCGGTTCAAGGCGAAGCCGTACATGTCGGACTACATCAACCCGCCGGAGGCGCTGCGGACCGACGACGAGGCCAAGAAAACGGCCGCGGCGCAGGCCGCCCGGTTCCCGGAGCGGCCCGAGAAGGACGTGCTTTTGTTCCTCATCGAGCACGCGCCGATGAAGGGCTGGCAGCGCGACCTGCTGAGCATCGTCCGCGACGAGGCTTATTATTTTTATCCTCAAGCTCAAACGAAGATAATTAATGAGGGGTGGGCGAGCTTCTGGCACAGCACCATCATGACGCAGAAGGTGCTGGACCCGTCGGAGGTGATCGATTACGCGGACCACCACTCGGGCACGATGGCGACCAGCTCGCGGCGGCTCAACCCGTACAAGGTCGGCATCGAACTGCTGCGGGACGTCGAGCGGCGCTGGAACATGGGGCAGTTCGGCCCGGAGTGGGAGAACTGCGAGGACATGGACAAGAAGCGCACCTGGGACAAGCAGCTCGGGCTCGGGCGACAGAAGATCTTCGAGGTGCGGAAGATTCACAACGACATCACCTTTATCGACACGTTTCTGACCCCAGAGTTCTGCAAGGAACACAACCTGTTCTCGTTCAACTATCAGGAGCCGACGAAGAACTACGTGATCGAGAGCCGCGAGTTCCAGAAGGTCAAGCAGCGCTTGCTGTTCGGCCTCACGAACTTCGGGAAGCCGTGGATCTACGTGGTGGACGGCAACCACCGCAACCGCGGCGAACTGATGTTGCGGCACGAACATCAGGGTGTAGATTTGAAAGTGGACGAGGCGCGCGACGTGCTGGTCAACATCCAGTACATGTGGTCGCGGCCGGTTCACCTGGAAACGCTCAGCGACGGCCAACCCGTGGTGCTGAGCTTCGACGGTACCGAACACACCTCGCAATTAACCGGAGGATCCGATGACTCTGTCCGAAAAGCTGCTGCCAAAGCTAAGTGA